The window GTCAACAAATATAAGACCTCCATGATCCCTTCTTCTGAAGACCCAACCTGAAAGGGTAAGTCTTCTTCCGATATCCGATTCTTTTATATCAGCACATTCTTTATCTTTGTACATTTTTGTCTTCTTCCTTTTTGAAAGCGCTTTCTTTGGGTTTTTTCTTAAAGAATGATTCCTTTATACTTACGAGCTCAGGACCTTCATATCTTATCTTACCCCATCTTAGCAGCATGCCAAGAACAATTATTATAAAACCAACACCGGCAAGCAATAAAGGCTCAATATGAAGAATACCTTTTAGAATAATCTCCCTCAGGATGGAGACTATTGTAATCTCGACCATGGTATCTATGGCAACCCTGTGGAATTCAAGGTAAATAATAAGAAGTCTTATGGTTTCGACTAAGATAAATATAAACATTAGCTCTGAAATGATAAAGGTTATGTTTGTTTCTTCTAAAAGAGACTGTGCTATTAAAAATATGGTCTTTGAGATCAGGACAAAGATAACTACCATAAGACTTACTATAATAATGTCCATTATTAGCTCAACATATCGCCTTACAAGCTCATGTATCCAGAAATAGAAGGGTACTATCTTTTTATCCTGTTGCTCCTTCATCTCAGGCAGTTTCCTTAAGGATTCCTATCTCTTTCTTAAGGGTCAATAATTCTTCTTTTGTTAGCTGTCTTATCTCACCCGGCTTGAGCGAGCCAAGCCTTAATCCATTTATTGCTATTCTTTTTAATTTAAGTACAGGATGTCCAATTCTTTCAAACATCCTCCTCACCTGTCTCTTTCTGCCTTCGTGGATGGTTATCTCAACCCATGAATTTGCCTCTGAGTATTTTATTAATCTTACCTTTGCAGGTGCTGTCATGCCATCTTCAAGCCTTATACCCTGTCTGAGTTTCTGAAGTTCCTTTTCTTCTACATGGCCTTTTACTTTTACCATATAGGTCTTTGGAATTTCTCTGGATGGATGGAGAATTGCATGGGCAAGCTCTCCATCATTGGTAAGAAGTAAAAGTCCTTCTGAATGGTAATCCAGTCTTCCCACAGGGTATATCCTGTAGGGAATTCTTTTTATAAAATCCTTCACAGTGTGTCTTCCCTGAGGGTCATACAGCGTAGTTACAACCTGTGGAGGTTTGTTCATAACATAATATACCTTTGGCTCTGGTCTCAAAAGGAGCTTGCCATCAACCTTTATATGGTCCAGAAGGGGATCTGCCTTCATGCCCAGTTCTGCAACCCTTCCATTAACAGTAACCCGACCCTCAAGAATCAGCTCTTCTGCCTTTCTTCTTGAGGCTATCCCCATCTCCGCAAGTATCTTCTGTAGTCTTACCGCTGCCATAGAATTATAATTTTACCACAACAAGGTATCTTTTTATTTCCGTAGTTGGTAGAATCTTCTCAAAAACCTGTATTGATAAGGTGGGAAATTGCTTGAGCCCTTTTAGGTTCTCTAATTCTTTCTGAACCTCAGGCCCCTTATTGAGGATAATTATCC of the Thermodesulfovibrionales bacterium genome contains:
- a CDS encoding rRNA pseudouridine synthase — translated: MAAVRLQKILAEMGIASRRKAEELILEGRVTVNGRVAELGMKADPLLDHIKVDGKLLLRPEPKVYYVMNKPPQVVTTLYDPQGRHTVKDFIKRIPYRIYPVGRLDYHSEGLLLLTNDGELAHAILHPSREIPKTYMVKVKGHVEEKELQKLRQGIRLEDGMTAPAKVRLIKYSEANSWVEITIHEGRKRQVRRMFERIGHPVLKLKRIAINGLRLGSLKPGEIRQLTKEELLTLKKEIGILKETA
- a CDS encoding phosphate-starvation-inducible PsiE family protein — translated: MKEQQDKKIVPFYFWIHELVRRYVELIMDIIIVSLMVVIFVLISKTIFLIAQSLLEETNITFIISELMFIFILVETIRLLIIYLEFHRVAIDTMVEITIVSILREIILKGILHIEPLLLAGVGFIIIVLGMLLRWGKIRYEGPELVSIKESFFKKKPKESAFKKEEDKNVQR